In Pyrus communis chromosome 8, drPyrComm1.1, whole genome shotgun sequence, one genomic interval encodes:
- the LOC137743895 gene encoding uncharacterized protein, whose amino-acid sequence MALTSRFLFATSSSMLLFSLLVIASAKDYSSGAPRPKVDEHPELPKVDIPNLPNAGKPEVYAKLKPQTIGIQGLVLCKSGLQSFPIKGAVVRIACLAEDEQGYETAPFSKLSGATDAKGYFFATLSPSQLEDKWKLTECKAFLDYSPLEACKESFSKLGAVVRIACLAEDEQGYETAPFSKLSGATDAKGYFFATLSPSQLEDKWKLTECKAFLDYSPSETCKVPTDVNHGITGHLLSSCRTLSAKNIKLYSVGPFFCTSETKSVPDGY is encoded by the exons ATGGCTCTCACGTCCCGTTTCCTCTTTGCCACCTCCTCCTCCATGCTTCTCTTCTCATTGCTAGTCATTGCCTCTGCAAAGGATTATAGCTCCGGTGCACCTAGACCAAAGGTTGATGAGCATCCAGAACTTCCAAAGGTTGATATTCCGAACTTACCGAACGCCGGAAAACCAGAAGTATATGCAAAGCTAAAACCTCAGACCATTGGTATTCAGGGGCTGGTTTTGTGCAAATCAGGCCTTCAAAGCTTCCCAATTAAAG GAGCTGTGGTAAGGATTGCATGTCTGGCTGAGGATGAACAAGGTTACGAGACCGCTCCTTTCTCCAAACTGAGTGGTGCAACTGATGCAAAGGGATACTTCTTCGCAACGTTATCGCCGTCGCAGCTTGAAGACAAGTGGAAGCTCACGGAGTGCAAGGCGTTCCTCGATTATTCTCCATTGGAAGCCTGCAAAGAATCCTTTAGCAAACTCG GAGCTGTGGTAAGGATTGCATGTCTGGCTGAGGATGAACAAGGTTACGAGACCGCTCCTTTCTCCAAACTGAGTGGTGCAACTGATGCAAAGGGATACTTCTTCGCAACGTTATCACCATCGCAGCTTGAAGACAAGTGGAAGCTCACAGAGTGCAAGGCGTTCCTCGATTATTCTCCATCGGAAACCTGCAAAGTCCCTACTGACGTTAACCATGGAATTACTGgtcatcttctttcttcttgtcGTACCCTCAGTGCCAAGAACATCAAGTTGTACTCGGTTGGGCCTTTCTTTTGCACCTCGGAAACTAAATCAGTCCCTGACGGGTATTAA